The Deinococcus multiflagellatus genome includes the window GGTTCAGACCGGGGCGGCTGTGGGCGCGGTACATGGCCCGTCCGGTGAGCTGGATGTACCCCCCGCCCCGGTAGCGGTGGCCGTCGCCGCTCGCCTCGCTGCCGTTGCCCAGCCGGTGGGCGTAGGCGCGGTTGGCCAGCGCCACCGGGTTCAGGACATAGGGCCGCGCCGCCGCCGCGCTGCCCTGGAAGGCCGTGCGGAAGATGTTCGCAATGCGCGTGGGGTCGCGGTAGTACAGGTCCTCGCGCACGTTCCGAAAACCAGACTCCTGCGCGATGTTCGCCAGCCACGCGGCCAGCCGCAGCCGGGTCGTAATGCCGTGCTCGGCCGCCGCGACCGAGAGCACCCGCGCCGCCACTTCAGCGTCGGCGGGGGCGGTCCCGGGGCGGATGCGGCGCAGTTGGGCAGCGGTGATCATGGTGTGCCTCCCCCGCCGTGGCGGGACAGCAGATCAGCGGCGCGCCGCTTGATCCAAGCCTCGTCAAAGTTGCCCGACACGATGTCGCGCAGAAAGTCGATCAGCGTGTAATGCACGCGCTTGAGGTCGTCCAGTTCGGTTTCCACCCGTTCCAGCCGGGCGCGGTCTTCCTCGCGGCCTTTTTCCAACTCGGCCACGCGCTGGTCCAGGCGGTTGCGCTCGCCCTCCA containing:
- a CDS encoding glycoside hydrolase family 19 protein; its protein translation is MITAAQLRRIRPGTAPADAEVAARVLSVAAAEHGITTRLRLAAWLANIAQESGFRNVREDLYYRDPTRIANIFRTAFQGSAAAARPYVLNPVALANRAYAHRLGNGSEASGDGHRYRGGGYIQLTGRAMYRAHSRPGLNLEAHPELIEDPQVSARVAASYWQRCGANAAADAG